The Herbiconiux sp. SALV-R1 nucleotide sequence TGCAGGACATCGTCGCCGACGGCGCCGTCATCCGCTACTTCGGCGGCTCCGCCTACATGGAGTACCTGATGGCCGCGGGCATCGTGCCCGAGGCCCAGGCCGACGGCTCCTACGACGGCACCCCCGCGTCGTTCATCGCCTCGGCCGGCAAGGATGCGCAGCAGGGCTTCGCCTCCGCAGAGCCGTACATCTACGAGAACGAGGTCGACTCGTGGATGAAGCCGGTCGCCTACCAGCTCATCAACGACACCGGCTACCCCTTCTACATGTCGGCGATGGCGACGCGGTCCGACGACCTCGAGGCCAACAGCGAGTGCTTCAAGGCGCTCGTGCCCGTGCTGCAGCAGGCCGAGGTCGACTACTTCGCCGACCCGGCGAAGACCAACTCACTCATCCTCGACCTGGTCGACCAATTCGACACCGGCTGGGTGTACTCGCAGGGCGTCGCCGACTACTCGGTGAAGACCATGATCGACGAGGGCATCGTCGGCAACGGCGAGAACGACACCCTCGGCGACTTCGACGAGGCGCGCGTCGCCGAGCTGCTCGAGAAGACCACCCCGGTCTTCACCGACCTCGGCACCGCGCCGGCCGACGGCCTCACCACCGCCGACCTCTACACCAACGAGTACATCGACACCTCGATCGGCCTCAAGTAGCACCCGAGGGCGGTCTGCGGCGTGGGCTCTCCCTCGCCGCAGGCCGCCCTGCTCCGTCTGCACCGCATCCGCACCGCCCGCACCACCCGTTTCGCTTGCAAAGGACCGCCGACCATGACCGCCACCGCCGAACAGATCATCGCCCTCGCCGACGAGCTCGTCTCCCTCCTCGGCCCGCGAGGCGTCACCACCGAACTGCGCGGGCGCGAGAAGGCCTCGCTCGACGGCGCGAAGATGTCGCCCATCCTGAGCGAGCAGCTGCCCCTCGGCCTCGCCGACCTCGTCGCCTTTCCGGCGAGCGCCGAGCAGATCGCCGAGACCGTCGCCGCCGCCGTACGCCACGGTGTCGCGGTGACCCCGCGGGGCAAGGGCACCGGCAACTACGGGCAGGCCATCCCGATGCAGGGCGGCCTCGTGCTCGACATGTCGAAGGCACGTGCGATCGTCGAGGTGGGCGACGGCTACCTCACCGCCGAGGCGGGCACCCCCATGATCACCATCGAGCAGGCGGCGCGCGACGCCGGCCAGCAGATCCTCATGTACCCCTCCACCGCCCAGTCGAGCCTCGGCGGCTTCCTCTCCGGCGGCTCCGGAGGCACCGGCTCGATCAAGCACGGCAGCAACATGAGCGGCGACTACGTGCTCGGCCTCGACGTGGTCTACGCCTCCCCCGTGGCCGAGCTCGTGCACGTGGAGGGCGAGGAGGCCCAGCCCTACGTGCACACCTACGGCACCGCGGGCATCATCGCCCGCGCCACGATCGCTCTCGAGCCCGTTCAGGAGTGGGTCGGGTTCTACGCGAGCTTCCCGGCCTTCGAGAACGCCACCGGCATCATCCGTGAGATCGGCTGGCTGGAGCCCACCCCGCGGCTCGTCTCGGCCGACCTGCCCACCATCGCCAACGCGCTGCCCGCCGACCCCGCCATCCCGCGCGACCGGGCGTCGCTCCGCGCCATCCTCGACCCCTCCACCGTCGCTGCGGCCACCGCCCTCGTCGAGGGCGCGGGCGGTCGCGTCGAAGAGGTGCGCGAGGGGCCGCAGGCCACCGTCAAGATCTCGATGCTGAGCTACAACCACCCCATCGAGTGGCTGCAGAAGTCGTCGCCGGAGACCTACTTCCACGTCGAGGTCTCGGGAGCCGCGCTCGTGGAGCGGCTCGACGAGGTGCATCAGGCCTACCCGGGAGCGATGCTGCACATCGAGGCGCAGCGCGACCACCCCATCGGCATGTTGGCCGCGCCCTACGTGAGCGCCGAGGAGGTGTACGCCGGCTTCGACCGGCTCACCGCCATCGACGTCGGCTACCACAGCCCGCACCAGTGGTTCGTCGACTGGAACGTCGAGCGCACCCGTGAACTCGCCGGCACCACCGACCCCGACGGGCTCCTCAACCCGGGGAAGCTTCCGGCACCCGGCACCCTCACCACCGCCGGCAAGAAGGCGTGACCACCATGACGACCACCCGCAAGCTCGCCGAGCTCTCCGGCAATGCCGCGGCCGCGGCCCTCAGCCCGATTTCCGTCATCGTGCTGCCCACCGGGGCGATCGAGTACCACGGGCCGCACCTGCCGCTCCTGACCGACTACCTCATCGCCGACAGCGTCGCGAACGCGGCTGTCGATGCGGCTGCCGCGCAGGGCCTCGACGTGTGGATCCTCCCCACGATCGCCTACACGAAGTCCGACGAGCACCACTGGGCCCCCGGCACGATGTGGATCAGCTGGGACACCCTCATGCAGACCGTCGTCGAGCTCGGCAACTCGATCGCCGCCACACCGGCGAAGAAGCTCGTGTTCTTCAACGGCCACGGCGGCAACCTCGCCCTGCTGCAGGTGGCCTGCCGGGAGCTGCGCCGCCGCTTCGGGCTGCAGACCTTCCTCATGGGCGCCACCGTGCCGCCCGGCGACCACGACGGCCCCGAAGAACTCGGGCTCGGCATCCACGCCGGCCACGCCGAGACCTCGCTCGTGCAGCACCTGCGCCCCGAGCTGGTCGACCTCGCGGTCGCCGAACCGAGCGTTCCCGCCCACCTCGCCGAGTACGAGCACATCGGCTTCCGCAAGCGGGTGACCTTCGGCTGGCTATCGAACGACTTCGCCACGAACGGCACGCTCGGCGACCCGACCGGCGCGAACGCCGCCTACGGCGAGCAGCTGTTCGACGCATCGGTGACGGATGCGGTGGCCGCCTTCGCCGAGATCGCCCGCTTCGACGCGGCCGGCGGGGCGACGCCTGCCGAGGCCGCCTCGTGAGCCGACCGGGCGCGGCCGAGGCGCTCCTCGCGGAGTGGCTTCCCGCCAACGACGACCCGGTGCGACCGCTGATGACGCTCGGCACCGTCGACTCGTCGGGCTACCCGGATGCGCGGTCGGTGCTGCTGTCGGAGTACGACGACGAGGGCTTCTACTTTCACACCGACTCGCGCTCGCGGAAGGTCGCCGAGGTGACGGCGAACCCGCGGGCGGTGCTGACGCTGGTATGGCCCGGCCGCCAACTGGTGGTGCAGGGCGACGTGAGCCCCGCATCCGCCGACGAGCTCGACCGGGCCTACGCCCACCGCTCGCGCTATCTGCAGCTGCTGGCCTGGCTCAACACACCCGAGCTTGCCGCGCTCGACCAGGAGGAACGCCTCGCGCGGTGGGCGGAGTTCGCGGCCGAGCACCCGGAGGGCACGCTGAGCGCGCCCGAGACGTGGGCGGGCTTCGTGGTGAAGCCCGTGCGGCTCACCTTCTGGCACGGCGACCCCGACACCGCGTCACGGCGCGTGGAGTTCGCGCTCTCCGCCTCCGGGGAGTGGACGGAGACGATCCTCCCCGGCTGAGGCACCGCCACCTCAGCGCGCGGCAACGTCCCCGCGCCGGGCATCCCACTCACGTCGGGGCACGCGCCCACCGCGCAGCGCCGCGCCGCCGCCCGCACCCCACCTCAGCGCGCCGCGGCGGCCTTCGCGGCGGCGGCGATCGCATCCGTCAGCACGGTCAGCAGGCGCGGCGAGTCAAGCTTCGGCAGCACCACTTCCACCAGCACGGCCTTGTCGTCGGCGGAGTGAGCGAGCGAGAGGGCGTCGGCCAGCTCGTCTTCGGTGCGGGCCGTCGTGGTGAGCACCCGGTCGCCTGCCCCGAGCGCGGCGGGGATGAGCGTCCAGTCCCACGGCGTGATGTCTTGGTAGACGGCCGAGGGGCTCTGGATCTTGCGCTCCACCGTGTACCCGTCGTTGTTGAGCAGGAAGATCACCGGTGTGAAGCCGCGGTGCAGGATGGTGGCGAGCTCCTGCACGGTGAGCTGCGCCGCACCGTCGCCCACGAACAGCACGGCCCGGTGGCCGGGAGCGGCGACGCAGGCGCCGAGCGTCGCCGGCACCGTGTAGCCGATGGCCGACCACACCGGCTGCCCGAGCAGCGCCGAATCGTCGGGCAGCACCAGGTCGAGCGCGCCGTAGAAGGAGGTGCCGGCGTCGGCGA carries:
- a CDS encoding FAD-binding oxidoreductase — protein: MTATAEQIIALADELVSLLGPRGVTTELRGREKASLDGAKMSPILSEQLPLGLADLVAFPASAEQIAETVAAAVRHGVAVTPRGKGTGNYGQAIPMQGGLVLDMSKARAIVEVGDGYLTAEAGTPMITIEQAARDAGQQILMYPSTAQSSLGGFLSGGSGGTGSIKHGSNMSGDYVLGLDVVYASPVAELVHVEGEEAQPYVHTYGTAGIIARATIALEPVQEWVGFYASFPAFENATGIIREIGWLEPTPRLVSADLPTIANALPADPAIPRDRASLRAILDPSTVAAATALVEGAGGRVEEVREGPQATVKISMLSYNHPIEWLQKSSPETYFHVEVSGAALVERLDEVHQAYPGAMLHIEAQRDHPIGMLAAPYVSAEEVYAGFDRLTAIDVGYHSPHQWFVDWNVERTRELAGTTDPDGLLNPGKLPAPGTLTTAGKKA
- a CDS encoding creatininase family protein, whose protein sequence is MTTTRKLAELSGNAAAAALSPISVIVLPTGAIEYHGPHLPLLTDYLIADSVANAAVDAAAAQGLDVWILPTIAYTKSDEHHWAPGTMWISWDTLMQTVVELGNSIAATPAKKLVFFNGHGGNLALLQVACRELRRRFGLQTFLMGATVPPGDHDGPEELGLGIHAGHAETSLVQHLRPELVDLAVAEPSVPAHLAEYEHIGFRKRVTFGWLSNDFATNGTLGDPTGANAAYGEQLFDASVTDAVAAFAEIARFDAAGGATPAEAAS
- a CDS encoding ABC transporter substrate-binding protein encodes the protein MRSTRSRLALTVGLTAVTAVALTACSSGSSATDSTPSADLTIGSTDLAAAGCPAKVVIQTDWNPEAEHGHLYQMLGDDYTVDAANKLVSGPLMSSGEYTGVDVEIRSGGPAIGFQTVTSQMYTDPDILLGYVSTDESIQLSAEMPTTAVFAPLDISPLMIMWDPESHPDAKTVQDIVADGAVIRYFGGSAYMEYLMAAGIVPEAQADGSYDGTPASFIASAGKDAQQGFASAEPYIYENEVDSWMKPVAYQLINDTGYPFYMSAMATRSDDLEANSECFKALVPVLQQAEVDYFADPAKTNSLILDLVDQFDTGWVYSQGVADYSVKTMIDEGIVGNGENDTLGDFDEARVAELLEKTTPVFTDLGTAPADGLTTADLYTNEYIDTSIGLK
- a CDS encoding pyridoxal 5'-phosphate synthase, with protein sequence MSRPGAAEALLAEWLPANDDPVRPLMTLGTVDSSGYPDARSVLLSEYDDEGFYFHTDSRSRKVAEVTANPRAVLTLVWPGRQLVVQGDVSPASADELDRAYAHRSRYLQLLAWLNTPELAALDQEERLARWAEFAAEHPEGTLSAPETWAGFVVKPVRLTFWHGDPDTASRRVEFALSASGEWTETILPG